One part of the Humulus lupulus chromosome 9, drHumLupu1.1, whole genome shotgun sequence genome encodes these proteins:
- the LOC133799706 gene encoding uncharacterized protein LOC133799706 — MNTSYFHACLKKRRAENGIATYITEQGRLIDYFHDVVSHFVEHFRSYLGSPSSATGWIDLRCIEMGAKLSVDQQLILLKPFTHKEIRDALFRNFPSELHETTLSLVPKVVLPDLIQLNQGAFIQGRSIAHNIMIFQDLIENCGRTSTSPRCAIKIDLSNACDTVDWQFLEDLLKAFCFPMKFIGWIMSSRQFQGREMGCQGDPMSPLLFVLIMEYLTRSLQVAAHKSTFRFHPMCKSLILLNLCFADDLILFCKGTLSAIRVFKEVLEEFSAATGLSINASKSHIFFGVNAAERRNITQEI; from the exons ATGAACACATCATATTTTCATGCTTGTTTGAAAAAGCGCAGAGCTGAAAATGGTATTGCAACCTATATCACTGAACAAGGCAGATTGATAGATTATTTTCATGATGTAGTCTCTCACTTTGTGGAGCATTTTAGAAGCTATTTGGGAAGTCCGAGTTCAGCCACTGGTTGGATTGATTTACGTTGTATTGAGATGGGTGCCAAGCTTTCGGTTGATCAACAACTTATTCTTTTGAAACCCTTCACTCATAAGGAAATTCGAGACGCTCTATTCA GGAATTTTCCTTCTGAGCTTCATGAAACTACTCTGTCTTTGGTCCCTAAAGTTG TTCTTCCTGATCTCATTCAACTGAACCAAGGAGCCTTTATTCAGGGTCGATCCATTGCTCATAACAttatgatattccaagatctcatcgAGAATTGTGGGAGGACCTCTACTTCGCCTAGATGTGCTATTAAGATAGACTTAAGCAATGCTTGTGATACAGTTGATTGGCAGTTTCTTGAGGATCTTTTAAAGGCTTTTTGCTTTCCTATGAAGTTTATAGGATGGATTATG AGTTCAAGGCAGTTTCAAGGGCGAGAAATGGGGTGTCAGGGTGATCCTATGTCTCCTCTTTTGTTTGTGCTTATCATGGAATATCTTACTCGGAGCCTTCAAGTAGCAGCTCACAAGTCTACATTCAGATTTCACCCCATGTGTAAAAGTCTTATACTTCTTAATCTTTGCTTTGCTGATGATTTGATTCTATTTTGCAAGGGAACTCTTTCTGCTATTAGAGTTTTCAAAGAGGTTCTTGAGGAGTTTAGCGCTGCTACAGGGCTTTCTATTAATGCTAGTAAGTCTCACATTTTCTTTGGAGTTAATGCTGCTGAGAGAAGGAATATCACTCAAGAGATTTAG